One window of Gemmatimonas aurantiaca genomic DNA carries:
- a CDS encoding protein phosphatase 2C domain-containing protein, producing MSSPFPDTVPLTRPRDDELDLHGVTHPGLVRTSNQDQFLLCTVHPQVVVHGTSLANSAALALRGERVATIMLVADGVGGSADGSEASRLATVAITEHFASAMHCWHAAGSAGEDEFTATLLDGAIEAHRRVREQAVQQLDGRKMATTLSVGIVVWPWLYVLQVGDSRCYHYQDGTLRQVTRDQTLAQEMIDRGALTPERAHNSPLHHVLSSAIGAEDAMPVISRVDVQQRGCIVMLCSDGLTKHVNDDEIAAACATMTSARQLCESLLGLVLERGGSDNVTIVVGRALP from the coding sequence ATGTCGTCGCCGTTTCCGGACACGGTCCCGCTCACCCGCCCGCGGGACGATGAACTCGATCTCCATGGTGTGACGCACCCGGGGCTGGTGCGCACATCCAATCAGGATCAGTTCCTGTTGTGTACCGTGCATCCACAGGTCGTGGTGCACGGCACCAGTCTGGCCAATTCCGCCGCGCTCGCCCTGCGTGGGGAACGGGTGGCCACCATCATGCTCGTGGCCGACGGGGTGGGCGGCAGCGCCGACGGCAGCGAAGCGAGTCGTCTCGCCACCGTGGCCATCACGGAGCACTTCGCGTCGGCCATGCACTGCTGGCATGCCGCGGGATCCGCCGGTGAAGACGAATTCACCGCCACGCTGCTCGATGGGGCGATCGAAGCACATCGCCGGGTCCGCGAGCAGGCCGTGCAGCAGCTCGATGGACGCAAGATGGCCACCACACTCTCGGTGGGCATCGTCGTGTGGCCGTGGTTGTACGTGCTGCAGGTGGGCGACAGTCGCTGTTATCACTACCAGGACGGCACATTGCGTCAGGTCACCCGCGATCAGACCCTGGCCCAGGAGATGATCGATCGTGGCGCCCTCACGCCCGAGCGCGCGCACAACTCGCCACTCCACCATGTGCTCTCGAGCGCCATCGGTGCTGAGGACGCCATGCCGGTCATCTCGCGTGTGGACGTGCAGCAGCGGGGGTGTATCGTGATGCTCTGCAGCGATGGACTCACCAAACACGTGAACGACGACGAGATCGCCGCCGCCTGCGCCACGATGACCTCGGCCAGACAACTGTGCGAATCATTGCTCGGTCTGGTGCTCGAGCGCGGCGGTTCGGACAATGTCACCATCGTGGTGGGACGCGCGTTGCCCTGA
- a CDS encoding patatin-like phospholipase family protein — translation MTGARSCSAIRSPWLTIRAGPHALTILRERGLRAIDVDVLPAASGGAKWLAIAGLDRFLFGHFLQTPRDQPLHGIGSSIGSWRLACLAQHDPLAALARGHEAYIHHQRYSPRPGPDEVTQVLSACLDHLLGPTGAEEILGHPWLRTHVITVEGRGPTASRRRMAIAAGLALAAASNLLARRTLGAQMTRTIFHAAGVVSPFSTLRDLPTAFRTLTAQNARDVLLASGSIPLLLHGVRIDGVPGVHWDGGITDYHPDLDFGPGDGLVLYPHFYPHIVPGWFDKALPWRRASAANFSRAVLIAPSAAFVASLPGGKIPDRRDFHDLPETERIRRWTQVEQRSEALGDALHELIETGRLAEIAQPWSARGQDPHEDRTRTWNVRR, via the coding sequence ATGACAGGCGCACGATCCTGCTCGGCGATACGCTCGCCATGGCTCACGATACGGGCGGGGCCACACGCCCTGACCATTCTGCGGGAGCGCGGACTGCGTGCGATCGACGTCGATGTGCTGCCGGCTGCTTCGGGTGGGGCGAAGTGGCTCGCGATCGCGGGTCTCGACCGCTTCCTGTTCGGTCACTTCCTGCAGACGCCGCGTGACCAGCCGCTGCACGGCATCGGGAGTTCGATCGGCAGCTGGCGGCTGGCCTGTCTGGCCCAACACGATCCGCTGGCCGCCCTGGCGCGCGGACACGAGGCATACATCCATCATCAGCGCTATTCTCCCAGGCCCGGTCCGGACGAGGTCACGCAGGTGCTGTCGGCCTGTCTCGATCATCTGCTCGGACCCACCGGCGCCGAAGAGATCCTTGGCCATCCGTGGCTGCGGACGCATGTGATCACCGTGGAAGGACGTGGTCCGACGGCGAGTCGCCGCCGCATGGCGATTGCCGCGGGGCTGGCGCTGGCCGCCGCGTCGAATCTCCTGGCGCGCCGCACGCTCGGCGCGCAGATGACCCGCACGATCTTTCACGCCGCCGGTGTGGTGTCGCCTTTTTCCACATTGCGAGATCTGCCCACGGCATTCCGAACGCTGACCGCTCAGAATGCCCGCGATGTGTTGCTGGCGTCCGGCTCGATTCCCCTGCTGCTGCATGGGGTACGCATCGATGGTGTGCCGGGTGTGCACTGGGACGGCGGCATCACGGACTATCATCCCGATCTCGATTTCGGACCGGGGGACGGGCTGGTGCTCTATCCGCACTTCTATCCGCATATCGTGCCCGGCTGGTTCGACAAGGCGCTGCCGTGGCGACGCGCGAGTGCGGCCAATTTCTCGCGGGCCGTGCTCATCGCCCCGTCCGCCGCGTTCGTGGCGTCGCTGCCCGGCGGCAAGATCCCCGATCGCCGGGATTTCCACGACCTCCCCGAAACCGAACGCATACGACGCTGGACGCAGGTGGAGCAGCGGAGTGAGGCCCTGGGCGACGCGCTGCACGAACTCATCGAGACCGGACGCCTCGCGGAGATCGCGCAGCCCTGGTCGGCCCGGGGTCAGGACCCACACGAGGACCGCACTAGGACGTGGAATGTGCGGAGGTGA
- a CDS encoding alpha/beta fold hydrolase: MTSPALARYLAFRRSLPPRPPLDRVTVKARGIDFAVYRTPAVDGALPLLCVNGGLLFDHKLLWPALAPLAATRQLIFYDQRGRGESATPPGLAASRIEFDGGDIPALRTAMGISQWDILGHSWGGGIAMLAAAAEAAGHAEATASTSASPGIRRLVLVNAVGVTGDWLPPLHDAGLARLTGTAHERLAAFDPAALVVPTLEYHAGYAQAFFPAWFADQEFAVNVNAPLGSSATGAVVAARLRREGYDWRDRLRDLPFPTLVVHGAADVLPLSEAERTAALLGRARVVPIADAGHNPFWEAPDAFFAAVQAFLD; the protein is encoded by the coding sequence GTGACTTCGCCTGCACTCGCCCGCTATCTCGCCTTCCGGCGCTCCCTGCCACCACGGCCCCCGCTCGATCGGGTGACGGTGAAAGCACGCGGCATCGACTTCGCGGTGTACCGGACACCGGCCGTGGACGGCGCACTGCCGCTGCTCTGTGTCAACGGCGGTCTGCTGTTCGACCACAAGCTGCTCTGGCCGGCGCTGGCACCGCTGGCCGCGACACGCCAGCTCATTTTTTACGACCAGCGCGGTCGCGGTGAGTCGGCCACACCGCCAGGTCTGGCGGCGTCACGCATCGAGTTCGACGGCGGGGATATTCCGGCACTCCGCACGGCCATGGGCATCAGCCAGTGGGACATACTGGGGCATTCCTGGGGCGGCGGCATCGCCATGCTCGCGGCGGCAGCGGAGGCGGCCGGTCACGCGGAAGCGACTGCATCCACGAGCGCGTCCCCAGGCATCCGGCGGCTGGTGCTGGTCAATGCGGTGGGGGTCACGGGCGACTGGTTGCCACCCCTGCACGACGCGGGGCTGGCTCGTCTCACCGGTACGGCGCACGAGCGACTCGCCGCGTTCGATCCTGCGGCGCTGGTGGTACCCACGCTCGAGTACCATGCCGGATACGCGCAGGCGTTCTTTCCGGCGTGGTTCGCCGATCAGGAGTTCGCGGTCAATGTGAACGCCCCGCTGGGCTCCAGCGCCACAGGTGCGGTGGTGGCCGCGCGGCTGCGGCGCGAGGGGTACGACTGGCGGGACCGCCTGCGTGACCTGCCCTTCCCGACACTCGTCGTGCATGGTGCGGCAGACGTGCTGCCGCTGTCGGAGGCGGAACGTACCGCGGCCTTGCTGGGACGGGCCCGCGTGGTCCCCATTGCCGACGCCGGTCACAATCCCTTCTGGGAAGCCCCCGATGCGTTCTTTGCCGCGGTGCAGGCCTTTCTCGACTGA
- a CDS encoding matrixin family metalloprotease, which yields MKSAETLLACCVVGLACFIGGQAMGSRDDAPHREATQHEAEGAIDVRTSRATPRFAPHLAPVSKALAHGEELLVSAPLLLPAERLKMAPDDVRRRLQLGMDGTYLPDLLLARDSALARWPDRTTRPLRVFIREGEWLDAWNPDFLPAVRDAFTTWAQAGLPLRFTFVVDSASADVHVRFVDRFSNGISGRTVWSRDADYWLVASDIQLAVTHPGGGTVTPPQMRAIALHEVGHLIGLDHAAAPDHIMSARVRVRELSEADRATARLIYAVPAGGIR from the coding sequence ATGAAGTCCGCCGAAACGCTGCTGGCCTGTTGTGTGGTGGGTCTCGCCTGTTTCATCGGCGGGCAGGCCATGGGATCCCGGGACGACGCGCCACATCGGGAGGCGACCCAACACGAAGCCGAGGGGGCGATCGACGTCCGGACGTCGCGGGCCACACCCCGCTTCGCGCCGCATCTGGCGCCGGTGAGCAAGGCGCTGGCGCATGGCGAGGAGTTGCTCGTCAGCGCGCCCCTGCTGCTGCCGGCGGAGCGTCTGAAAATGGCGCCCGATGATGTGCGACGCCGTCTGCAGTTAGGCATGGACGGCACCTATCTGCCCGACCTCCTGCTGGCACGTGATTCCGCCCTCGCGCGCTGGCCCGATCGTACGACACGGCCGCTACGCGTATTCATCCGCGAAGGTGAATGGCTGGACGCCTGGAATCCCGACTTCCTGCCGGCAGTGCGTGATGCCTTCACCACGTGGGCGCAGGCGGGCCTGCCGCTGCGCTTCACGTTCGTCGTGGACTCGGCCAGCGCCGACGTTCACGTGCGGTTCGTGGACCGTTTCTCCAACGGCATCAGTGGACGCACCGTGTGGAGCCGCGATGCCGACTACTGGCTGGTGGCCAGCGATATCCAACTCGCCGTCACGCATCCCGGCGGCGGCACCGTCACGCCCCCGCAGATGCGCGCCATCGCGCTGCACGAGGTGGGCCATCTCATCGGCCTCGATCACGCCGCGGCGCCCGATCACATCATGTCGGCGCGGGTGCGGGTGCGGGAGCTCAGCGAAGCCGACCGCGCGACGGCGAGGCTGATCTACGCGGTGCCGGCAGGCGGCATACGCTAG
- a CDS encoding PDZ domain-containing protein, with amino-acid sequence MKRHDGKRFYGTRDFGARPGARTPVRETRRAAYATALPLLAAAVTFGLPAQVTAQTPPTPQVRVRVTTTTTAMMNACGELASSPSPLVHAPEGLALLRLKRELESAALTLEKQPVPNTEVQRITQVQRGVDSLMRVIVQVQREDGGPWTPGLPRRGDSVRVFFQGNPFEGRMFFEMIDSTARGSVPQLAMPQLAMIIRALQPQVAAVSEAAEARLFSGVAANAGYMGLSLSGAQLRAVTPEGVMTSHCEYPLVESVDAGSPAERAGITAGDTLVAYNGRDVLQVAVNYPELLTPGQPVRVRLRRSGRTRELPVVVGPRKSEERTMVFVRTYGADGAPAGLTASGSPQAGGGGRITMVPRATGASPLPSSAAGVATAQLTTFAGAQFATVDDDFAQALGMDAGVLVLRVPLGTPAADVGLRSGEMVRAVNGTPVRDAITLRRLLGNGGTEVRLLVQAKNSGERVVVMKLR; translated from the coding sequence ATGAAGCGGCACGACGGAAAGCGATTTTACGGAACGCGGGACTTCGGAGCACGTCCCGGCGCGCGGACTCCGGTCCGGGAAACGCGCCGCGCGGCCTATGCGACCGCGCTGCCCCTGCTTGCGGCGGCGGTCACATTCGGATTGCCGGCGCAGGTCACGGCGCAGACACCGCCAACGCCCCAGGTACGGGTGCGCGTGACGACCACCACGACGGCGATGATGAATGCCTGCGGCGAACTGGCGTCGTCGCCATCGCCGCTGGTGCACGCCCCCGAGGGGCTCGCGCTGCTGCGACTCAAGCGGGAGCTGGAGAGTGCGGCGTTGACGCTCGAGAAGCAGCCGGTGCCCAACACGGAGGTGCAGCGGATCACGCAGGTGCAGCGGGGTGTCGACTCGCTCATGCGCGTCATCGTGCAGGTGCAGCGGGAGGATGGAGGCCCGTGGACGCCGGGGCTGCCCCGCCGGGGCGACAGCGTGCGGGTGTTCTTCCAGGGCAACCCGTTCGAAGGGCGCATGTTCTTCGAGATGATCGACAGCACCGCCCGCGGTTCGGTGCCGCAGCTGGCGATGCCGCAGCTGGCGATGATCATCCGTGCGTTGCAGCCGCAGGTGGCGGCGGTGTCGGAGGCCGCCGAAGCGCGGCTGTTCAGCGGTGTGGCCGCCAACGCGGGATACATGGGACTCTCGCTCTCCGGCGCGCAATTGCGGGCCGTGACGCCCGAGGGCGTCATGACGAGTCACTGCGAGTATCCGCTGGTGGAGTCGGTCGATGCGGGGTCGCCGGCCGAGCGGGCGGGCATCACGGCGGGTGACACGCTCGTGGCGTACAACGGGCGCGATGTGCTGCAGGTGGCGGTGAACTATCCTGAACTGCTCACCCCCGGTCAGCCGGTGCGCGTGCGCTTGCGGCGCAGTGGCCGCACGCGCGAACTGCCGGTCGTGGTCGGACCGCGCAAGAGCGAGGAACGCACGATGGTGTTCGTGCGGACGTACGGCGCCGATGGTGCGCCGGCGGGTCTCACGGCGTCGGGAAGTCCGCAGGCCGGAGGCGGGGGACGCATCACCATGGTGCCGCGGGCGACGGGTGCCTCGCCACTGCCCAGCAGCGCCGCCGGTGTGGCCACCGCGCAACTCACCACATTTGCCGGCGCGCAGTTCGCCACGGTGGACGATGACTTCGCGCAGGCGCTCGGCATGGACGCCGGTGTGCTCGTGCTGCGGGTGCCACTGGGAACACCGGCGGCCGACGTGGGCCTGCGCAGCGGGGAAATGGTGCGTGCGGTGAACGGCACGCCGGTGCGGGATGCGATCACACTGCGTCGACTGCTCGGCAACGGCGGGACCGAGGTCCGCCTGCTCGTCCAAGCGAAGAACAGCGGGGAACGCGTGGTGGTGATGAAGCTCCGGTAG
- a CDS encoding sigma-70 family RNA polymerase sigma factor, whose product METDAAIVRRAIEGDERAMRLLWNQHAPHVDAVVRRLAGDPDLAQDIAQEVWIQIFRALPSWRGDAKFSTWIHRVAINRTLNAMRRVKRLSTMETGIDEDSAVVEQDAEHSLLAQTIAEATRKLSPGARTVFLLHDVEGYTHEEIATELGITPGGSKSQLFKARAKLRRLLAPLVDVVVPVVSPDLDRSYAAP is encoded by the coding sequence ATGGAGACCGACGCCGCAATCGTTCGTCGGGCGATCGAAGGCGACGAGCGCGCCATGCGGCTGCTGTGGAACCAGCATGCGCCGCACGTGGACGCCGTCGTCCGTCGCCTTGCCGGAGATCCCGACCTCGCGCAGGACATCGCGCAGGAGGTCTGGATCCAGATTTTTCGCGCCCTTCCCTCATGGCGGGGGGACGCGAAGTTCAGCACCTGGATCCATCGGGTGGCCATCAATCGCACCCTCAACGCGATGCGTCGCGTGAAGCGTTTATCGACCATGGAGACCGGGATCGACGAAGACTCGGCCGTGGTCGAGCAGGATGCGGAGCACAGTCTGCTGGCGCAGACGATCGCCGAGGCCACCCGCAAGCTGTCGCCCGGGGCCCGCACCGTGTTTCTCCTCCACGACGTGGAAGGCTATACGCACGAGGAGATCGCGACGGAACTCGGGATCACACCCGGTGGCTCCAAGTCGCAGCTTTTCAAAGCCCGGGCCAAGCTGCGGCGTCTGCTGGCTCCGCTCGTCGATGTCGTGGTTCCGGTAGTATCCCCCGATCTGGATCGCAGTTATGCAGCACCTTAG
- a CDS encoding serine hydrolase → MFLLTTALAIAAADVTSVALPRGGGLPEREPAAVGMSADRLSTIDRVVRRGVDAGGYPGAAVVVGRKGFTVWSRGFGTLDWNGKSRVTAQESLYDLASLTKVVATTTAIMVLFDRGQIDLDAPVSRYLPDFQGGLRDKVTVRHLLTHRAGLPAGRELWRIAKTPAEARAAVLASPVKCTPGACYEYSDLGADLLGFIAESVSGQRLDTFLESAVYAKLGMQDTYFRVPMGDVSRTAPTEIAPPRGYPLRGEVHDENAYALGGVAGHAGLFSSAADLSVFAQMLLNGGSYNGVRVIADSTVTLFTRRTAGHRALGWDTCDGGAGCGQFMTERAFGHTGFTGTSLWIDPDRQMFVILLTNRVHAARARRPSKVIADVRNDLADAAVLAVMDDPDGVRAMPASFRADVAQDWNRPLRSSRTASAAARRRAAAAKRAAAAKKSSAKTGTGKATVKKAVAKPAAKSPAKATAKKK, encoded by the coding sequence GTGTTCCTGCTTACTACTGCCCTTGCCATCGCAGCCGCCGACGTGACGAGCGTGGCGCTGCCCCGTGGAGGCGGCCTCCCCGAACGGGAGCCCGCGGCCGTAGGCATGTCCGCCGACCGCCTGTCCACGATCGACCGGGTCGTGCGCCGCGGCGTCGATGCCGGAGGGTATCCTGGCGCCGCCGTGGTGGTGGGCCGGAAGGGATTCACGGTCTGGTCGCGCGGTTTCGGGACGCTCGACTGGAACGGCAAGTCGCGGGTGACGGCGCAGGAAAGCCTGTACGACCTCGCCTCGCTCACCAAGGTGGTGGCCACCACCACGGCCATCATGGTGCTGTTCGACCGCGGGCAGATCGATCTGGACGCGCCGGTCTCGCGGTATCTCCCCGATTTCCAGGGCGGGCTGCGGGACAAGGTGACCGTGCGGCATCTGCTCACCCACCGGGCGGGGCTGCCGGCCGGCCGTGAGCTGTGGCGCATCGCGAAGACGCCGGCCGAGGCGCGCGCGGCGGTGCTGGCATCGCCCGTGAAGTGCACGCCGGGCGCCTGCTACGAATACTCCGACCTCGGGGCCGACCTGCTGGGGTTCATCGCCGAATCGGTGAGCGGACAGCGTCTGGATACGTTCCTCGAGAGCGCGGTCTACGCGAAGCTGGGCATGCAGGACACGTATTTCCGCGTGCCGATGGGCGACGTGTCGCGCACCGCGCCCACGGAGATCGCGCCGCCGCGGGGCTATCCGCTGCGCGGCGAGGTGCACGACGAAAACGCCTACGCCCTCGGCGGTGTCGCGGGGCACGCCGGATTGTTCAGCAGCGCGGCCGACCTCTCGGTCTTCGCGCAGATGCTGCTGAATGGCGGCAGTTACAACGGCGTGCGCGTCATTGCCGATTCGACGGTGACGCTGTTCACACGCCGGACGGCCGGCCACCGGGCACTGGGTTGGGACACCTGTGACGGAGGCGCCGGCTGCGGCCAGTTCATGACGGAGCGGGCGTTCGGACACACCGGCTTCACGGGGACGTCGCTCTGGATCGATCCCGACCGGCAGATGTTCGTGATCCTGCTGACGAACCGCGTGCATGCCGCGCGGGCGCGTCGCCCGTCCAAGGTCATCGCCGACGTGCGCAACGACCTGGCCGACGCCGCGGTGCTGGCGGTGATGGACGACCCCGACGGCGTGCGGGCGATGCCGGCCAGCTTCCGGGCCGATGTGGCGCAGGACTGGAACCGCCCCCTGCGCTCCAGCCGGACTGCCAGCGCCGCCGCCCGGCGTCGTGCCGCCGCGGCGAAACGCGCGGCCGCGGCCAAGAAGAGCAGCGCCAAGACGGGCACCGGGAAGGCCACCGTGAAAAAGGCGGTCGCCAAGCCTGCGGCCAAGTCCCCCGCCAAGGCGACGGCCAAGAAGAAGTAA
- a CDS encoding metal-sulfur cluster assembly factor — MTEEPIPQDAASADQAPVPSADHGEAGAAETTVSDTVVSVDQARLVLRRVKDPELNLNIVDLGLVYDVQTEGSTVRVDMSLTSPGCPSGPEIMGEAEQQLRGLPGVTDVVMNLVWSPPWTPERIEPRVRAYMGF; from the coding sequence ATGACCGAAGAGCCAATTCCCCAGGATGCCGCATCGGCCGATCAGGCGCCGGTCCCCAGCGCTGACCATGGCGAAGCGGGTGCAGCCGAGACCACGGTCTCCGATACCGTGGTCTCCGTCGACCAGGCGCGTCTCGTGCTCCGGCGCGTGAAGGATCCGGAGCTCAATCTCAACATCGTCGATCTGGGACTGGTTTACGACGTGCAGACCGAAGGGTCGACCGTGCGCGTGGACATGAGTCTCACCTCGCCGGGATGCCCGTCCGGCCCCGAGATCATGGGAGAAGCCGAACAGCAGCTGCGCGGACTGCCCGGCGTGACGGACGTGGTCATGAATCTCGTCTGGTCGCCACCCTGGACGCCTGAACGCATCGAACCGCGGGTCAGGGCATACATGGGCTTCTGA
- a CDS encoding VOC family protein — protein MSKLNHANLPVPDVAALRDFFVQHFDFTVLTMRGENAFAVLRGSDGFILNIMRDTRSNGFPENFHVGFFLDTPDAVHAKHARMSKAGLEPGPVEDMTRGGWRSLTFYVRAPNGILVEVGASIG, from the coding sequence ATGAGCAAGCTCAATCACGCCAACCTTCCCGTGCCGGATGTCGCCGCGCTGCGCGACTTCTTCGTGCAGCACTTCGACTTCACCGTCTTGACCATGCGCGGCGAAAATGCGTTCGCCGTTCTGCGTGGCAGCGATGGATTCATTCTCAACATCATGCGTGACACCAGGTCGAACGGGTTTCCGGAGAATTTCCATGTGGGATTCTTTCTCGACACGCCGGACGCGGTTCATGCGAAACACGCCCGGATGTCGAAGGCCGGTCTCGAACCCGGACCCGTCGAAGACATGACACGGGGCGGGTGGCGCTCACTCACGTTCTACGTGCGTGCGCCGAATGGGATACTCGTCGAGGTGGGCGCATCGATCGGGTGA
- a CDS encoding signal peptidase II, with the protein MRSLSSKVQRSVEDPVVRRYLGIAVMTCLVDLCTKEIAVRSLGEHGLVTLSERFALMLVWNTGSAGGLSIGPFTTELNVLMTLLALGLVFSVVRPMAAVDARAVLPLALVTGGAVGNLLSMLGGPPGVADFIGIRVTRETTIVANLADFSLWSGAMLLAPVALTLIRMVRAERRVEIVASEG; encoded by the coding sequence ATGCGATCCCTTTCTTCGAAGGTCCAGCGTTCGGTCGAAGACCCGGTGGTGCGCCGCTATCTGGGCATCGCGGTGATGACCTGCCTGGTGGATCTGTGCACCAAGGAGATCGCCGTCCGGTCACTGGGCGAGCATGGGTTGGTGACGCTGTCGGAGCGTTTTGCCCTGATGCTGGTCTGGAACACCGGCAGTGCCGGTGGTCTTTCCATCGGTCCGTTCACGACCGAACTCAATGTGCTGATGACGTTGCTCGCGCTGGGGCTGGTTTTCAGCGTGGTGCGGCCCATGGCGGCAGTGGACGCCCGCGCGGTGCTTCCATTGGCTCTCGTCACCGGCGGGGCCGTGGGCAACCTGCTCAGCATGCTCGGCGGCCCCCCGGGCGTGGCCGACTTCATCGGTATCCGCGTGACGCGCGAAACCACGATCGTGGCGAACCTCGCCGATTTTTCGCTCTGGAGCGGCGCGATGCTGCTGGCGCCCGTGGCGCTGACGCTGATCCGCATGGTGAGAGCGGAACGGCGGGTGGAGATAGTGGCATCGGAGGGCTGA
- a CDS encoding HRDC domain-containing protein: MSARAPHYLDTAESVDGFLAGLTDVRALALDTEGASFHRFVDRIYLLQLSTAEREAVIDPLPIGTPARLGGLLEDPQVEVVLHDADYDLRLLHQDYGWRVTHLFDTRVAAQLLGIRAFGLAALLEQFFGIKLDKKHQRADWSMRPLTADMLDYAAQDTRFLLSLRDRLHEELVRKGRWHWAQEEFTRAEGTRWEPEVPDTSFLRLKGARDLTRRELARLRELVRWRDTIAAELDRATFRVAGNEVLLDLARTAPSSRDSLFSVKGFPRGMSEARAQEALQAIVRGNKVPDADLPRFPKAARWDREPDFDERVARLKAIRDAAAADLDLDPGVLCSRDRMEAVARRRPRHVDDLAELPELRRWQVEVLGPAFVKELAGSAADDSPYKPG, from the coding sequence ATGTCTGCCAGAGCTCCTCACTATCTCGATACGGCCGAGTCCGTCGACGGCTTCCTTGCTGGCCTCACCGATGTCCGGGCACTCGCGCTCGACACCGAGGGGGCCAGCTTTCATCGCTTCGTCGATCGCATCTACCTGCTACAGCTTTCCACCGCCGAACGGGAGGCGGTGATCGATCCCCTGCCGATCGGCACACCGGCCCGACTGGGGGGGTTGCTGGAGGATCCCCAGGTGGAGGTGGTCCTGCACGACGCCGACTACGATCTGCGGTTGCTGCATCAGGATTATGGCTGGCGGGTCACGCATCTGTTCGATACCCGCGTGGCGGCACAATTGCTCGGGATCCGGGCGTTCGGGCTGGCGGCACTCCTGGAGCAGTTCTTCGGCATCAAGCTCGACAAGAAACATCAGCGGGCCGACTGGAGCATGCGTCCGCTGACGGCGGACATGCTTGATTACGCCGCACAGGACACGCGGTTCCTGCTGTCGCTGCGCGACCGGCTGCACGAGGAACTCGTGCGCAAGGGCCGCTGGCACTGGGCGCAGGAGGAGTTCACCCGGGCCGAGGGCACGCGGTGGGAGCCCGAGGTGCCGGACACCAGCTTCCTGCGTCTCAAGGGGGCCCGGGATCTCACGCGCCGCGAACTGGCGCGTCTGCGTGAACTGGTCCGCTGGCGGGACACGATCGCGGCCGAACTGGACCGGGCGACCTTCCGCGTGGCGGGTAACGAGGTGCTGCTCGATCTCGCGCGTACAGCGCCGTCCAGCCGGGACTCGCTGTTCTCGGTGAAGGGATTTCCCCGTGGCATGTCGGAGGCCCGGGCGCAGGAGGCGCTGCAGGCGATCGTGCGTGGCAACAAGGTGCCCGATGCCGATCTGCCGCGCTTTCCCAAGGCGGCACGCTGGGATCGCGAGCCGGATTTCGACGAGCGCGTGGCCCGTCTCAAGGCCATCCGGGACGCCGCTGCCGCCGACCTCGATCTGGATCCCGGCGTGCTCTGTTCCCGTGACCGGATGGAGGCCGTGGCCCGCCGTCGGCCCCGTCATGTCGACGACCTGGCCGAGCTTCCCGAGCTTCGCCGGTGGCAGGTGGAAGTGCTGGGACCGGCGTTCGTGAAGGAGCTGGCCGGCTCGGCGGCGGACGACTCGCCGTACAAGCCGGGGTGA